The Flavobacteriales bacterium genome contains a region encoding:
- a CDS encoding DUF1801 domain-containing protein: MISKASTPDQYFKDLPEDRRDAMNKLRTLINKNLPKGFEESMSYGMPGWVVPHKLYPKGYHCDPKQALPFLSIASQKNFIAIYHMGIYADEKLLHWFQSEFAKASSKKLDMGKSCIRFKKTEDIPYDLIAELAKKMSPKDWIARYESAFSKG, encoded by the coding sequence ATGATTTCCAAAGCGTCTACTCCCGACCAATATTTTAAGGACCTCCCTGAAGATCGCCGGGATGCCATGAATAAACTAAGAACGCTCATCAATAAAAATCTTCCGAAAGGATTTGAAGAATCGATGTCGTACGGTATGCCGGGTTGGGTAGTACCGCATAAATTATATCCCAAGGGATATCATTGCGATCCTAAACAGGCTTTACCTTTTTTAAGTATCGCTTCGCAAAAAAATTTCATCGCCATATATCACATGGGAATTTATGCAGATGAAAAATTGCTGCATTGGTTTCAATCTGAATTTGCAAAAGCTTCCAGCAAAAAACTTGATATGGGAAAAAGCTGCATCCGTTTTAAAAAAACAGAGGACATTCCTTATGATCTTATCGCAGAGCTAGCGAAAAAAATGTCGCCCAAGGATTGGATTGCCCGTTATGAGAGTGCTTTTTCTAAGGGGTAG
- a CDS encoding tetratricopeptide repeat protein, with translation MGYIIRRTGLFFMLLISVASAASTLDSLARELEQHPDADTTRVKILHELSRGWMKIDLERAKKYSEEALSISKDINYDEGYGQSLINLGDVHYYKGDYDLSVDYSLQAVSFYEKKKDYLGIAAVENNLGAVYYAQGKIKEALIHYSRSVEHYAKINDRSGIARVQNNIGNLYFSTDDLENALLYYEKSLALKQEMNDRDGIAMSLNNIGNVYGTKGDFEKSRDYFIRSMKISEELNDIYAVAMTMNNIGLLYQMEGDTTEALIYMRRSLKKAESIHALDLEKDAWISISELYQEHGRYKQALESYKKYIQVKDSLLDEQTRKNIDDLKAKYESEKQAQVIENQTEEISREKKFNNLLSVVIVLGIVFAVYLVYSNIQRRKANQLLRDQKHVIQITNDELSEKNKNITDSILYASRIQQAMLPPSAYIKTNFPDSFVYFSPKDIVSGDFYWMENSGKEILFAVADCTGHGVPGAFMSVAGSNLLTESVTQHHLTNPGLILDEINRGLAKMLHQDSNDEMVRDGMDIALCAFDKEKHLLRFSGAFNPLWIIRGSEIMEYRGDKYPVGAYVDKYEVKFSTTEIQLLPGDTLYIFSDGYSDQFGGEHGKKLKDSNFKKILLSVQHLPMAEQMEFIRTSFQQWKGDLEQIDDVCVMGIRF, from the coding sequence ATGGGCTACATCATCAGGCGAACCGGATTGTTTTTTATGCTGCTGATTTCGGTTGCATCCGCTGCATCCACACTGGATTCGCTTGCCCGTGAGTTGGAGCAACATCCTGATGCAGATACCACCCGCGTAAAAATTTTGCATGAATTGAGCAGGGGCTGGATGAAAATCGATCTGGAGCGGGCGAAGAAATATTCCGAAGAGGCTTTGTCCATTTCGAAGGATATTAATTACGATGAAGGATATGGTCAGTCGCTCATTAATCTGGGAGATGTCCATTATTACAAAGGCGATTATGATTTGAGTGTCGATTATTCCCTGCAGGCGGTTTCGTTTTATGAGAAGAAAAAAGATTATTTGGGAATTGCAGCAGTGGAAAACAATCTTGGTGCAGTGTATTATGCACAGGGGAAAATAAAAGAAGCGCTGATTCACTATTCCCGCTCGGTGGAGCATTATGCTAAAATTAACGACCGTAGCGGAATTGCCCGTGTGCAAAACAACATTGGGAACTTATATTTTTCTACCGACGATCTGGAAAATGCCTTGTTGTATTATGAAAAATCCTTAGCCCTAAAACAAGAAATGAACGATCGCGACGGAATAGCGATGTCGCTCAACAATATTGGAAATGTTTACGGCACCAAAGGTGATTTCGAAAAGTCGCGCGATTATTTTATCCGTTCGATGAAAATCAGCGAGGAGTTAAATGATATTTACGCTGTGGCTATGACCATGAATAATATCGGTTTATTGTATCAAATGGAGGGCGATACCACGGAAGCGTTAATTTATATGCGGCGCTCGTTAAAGAAAGCCGAATCGATTCATGCTCTGGATCTGGAAAAAGATGCCTGGATAAGCATTTCGGAATTGTATCAGGAACATGGAAGATATAAACAGGCACTTGAAAGCTACAAAAAATATATTCAGGTAAAAGATAGTCTGCTCGATGAACAAACCCGAAAAAACATCGACGATTTAAAAGCTAAATACGAGAGTGAAAAACAAGCTCAGGTGATCGAGAATCAAACAGAGGAAATTTCGCGCGAAAAAAAATTCAACAATCTGTTGAGCGTGGTTATTGTATTGGGAATTGTGTTTGCGGTTTATCTTGTTTACAGCAATATTCAACGCAGAAAAGCCAATCAGCTACTCCGCGATCAAAAACATGTGATACAGATTACCAACGACGAATTATCGGAAAAAAATAAAAATATTACCGACAGTATTCTCTATGCTTCGCGCATACAGCAGGCCATGTTACCGCCATCTGCTTACATCAAAACCAACTTCCCCGATTCCTTTGTTTATTTTTCTCCAAAGGATATAGTAAGTGGCGATTTTTACTGGATGGAAAATTCGGGTAAAGAAATTTTATTTGCGGTAGCCGATTGTACAGGGCACGGTGTTCCGGGAGCTTTTATGTCGGTAGCCGGCTCCAATCTACTCACCGAATCGGTAACGCAACATCATCTCACCAATCCCGGATTAATTTTAGATGAGATCAATCGCGGCTTAGCGAAAATGCTGCATCAGGATAGCAATGATGAAATGGTGCGCGACGGAATGGATATTGCCTTGTGTGCATTCGATAAAGAAAAGCATCTGTTGCGTTTTTCCGGCGCATTTAATCCCTTATGGATCATCCGCGGATCAGAAATCATGGAATACCGCGGCGATAAATATCCGGTTGGAGCGTATGTCGATAAATACGAAGTAAAATTCAGCACCACCGAAATCCAATTGTTACCCGGAGATACACTTTATATTTTTTCGGACGGATACAGTGATCAGTTTG